A stretch of the Chlorobiota bacterium genome encodes the following:
- a CDS encoding IgGFc-binding protein, whose amino-acid sequence MFSKIRFRINKCFLIFIVLFIIKERYIYSQTESFNDKAAGNLYYITLPQIVFNAPDYRFIDNRFNEISFVIYSSEYQQATVTDPKGGVTFLKLDADNIYTHRIVQKRGLYISNIFPLTSGVVSSNSSFKIEAEYPIIVYCYMNTSSGSEAWTPIPADAWGKDYFAAALKGDLTYHVGGDGEFNYFRNSVLAPSQVIITALENNTKVKINNPFRYSNLGKSIFFNPNMNTSNINMNVGQSLLINSRVDSQSVKKNNGNDFEIDLSGLEIVSNKPIGVLSGNTRSSGGEIPRNLAGFAKNTLKNLLIEDMPPVDYHGTNFVYLPAMDYSHKYDFVRAYGTYNGYTILGNIFGFDSLNNGEVTEVDTIKSFHNLVFGKSDGANFMVTNKPSQVFMNTSAFSFTSRKDQVGNISEYNTVSTFMVELVPKENWINKAPFFTGNDLMQHFLVVVTDTVNRYNIKYRKFLNGGKFNIICESNVPNTSYCWTSVKFEPNTNAMLFSENDGKFYAYVYGVGNGIEAFTPGSNLLDDGKDKIQTFDGKSTPQHPAEYKEINSRSYAYPLAPVRAINKVPDSLVITSSYNCTSMNVTVKCVNQNPSGIRLIKLINSNNSKISFSKPQTNNGVINANDATFSVSPINPIFDASAIVVIRDRTGRSKTINYSWVSDAPQINPKSLDFGEVTVNSQSKSLTIKIVNTKPNSLNVQSVDLIFKNAGYVIEKIDPKLPVQLKKWDTITITLFNNFPNNTKRAIDTLRVKYGCSEAKIPLTAILGIPCVYVGDLDFGTLIVGEEETLPLKICNTLGGTLTFNSKDKSGTDIVKWLLKKFSITVDDQKLLYNTILKKDECIYINVKFIADTVGFFETTGYFSTNAKCQRDSSIWIAKVRKPSPKITSYDWGEKWVSNTFSKCTKNVNGVYVFDSIRVANFGSAPFIVKSLELIGADADSGYFSLGYNPQVNIGMAFVGDDTTEDNKRYQQVLFKPGNERQYSCKIVLTTEANEVAIGTLKGVGIESGVSITGFNFDTLEFVGEGITIRKGSIYISASRSKQLEVTDLEIYNDNFLEFSFESKDSFPSTINPLILMPNESKKYNIVFKPKRPGLRTANVRVTSNHPYCDDSVNVLKGFSYSKSAYSLGFNLQPIDLCSSGFGYLSVYNSGDVDIFIKDIEIIDTNSVFNLDPISLPKKVIKGDSLFIKVNFNPMQVGNYSAKIIVKYLSDSLKNFPENELEISGSAFTLSGELRTQTGLKMSQLDSFSLMVKLDKSLKIIKSKEVKFELEYTKENLDLEFNGTINNFFKGTIFNDWNVDILENIPGKLTLKLIAPTNEYLNDFGNIFNPKFICFASDITNFKYSINMELSDKLQCVSIKGTSGFGEIDSICGIKNRLIEITNENYSLSQNSPNPFNPSTNFNFSVGLNGQTTITLYNSYSQKIGVLLNKYLEPGKYKYTFDATEYPSGVYFYKLSSGTYSCVKSMIIQK is encoded by the coding sequence ATGTTCTCAAAAATTAGGTTTCGGATAAATAAATGCTTTTTAATTTTTATTGTTCTATTCATTATAAAAGAACGATATATATATTCTCAAACTGAAAGTTTTAATGATAAAGCTGCAGGGAATTTATACTATATAACCCTTCCTCAAATAGTATTTAATGCACCAGATTATAGATTTATTGATAATAGGTTTAATGAGATATCTTTTGTTATTTATTCTTCAGAATATCAACAAGCTACTGTAACTGACCCTAAAGGAGGAGTAACTTTTCTGAAATTAGATGCTGATAATATTTACACACATAGAATAGTTCAAAAGAGAGGTCTTTACATTTCAAATATTTTCCCACTAACTTCTGGTGTTGTTAGTTCAAACTCTTCATTTAAAATTGAAGCTGAATACCCTATAATTGTTTATTGTTATATGAACACTTCTTCTGGATCCGAAGCTTGGACGCCAATTCCAGCTGATGCTTGGGGAAAAGATTATTTTGCGGCTGCATTAAAAGGTGATTTAACATACCATGTTGGTGGTGATGGTGAGTTTAACTATTTTCGGAATTCTGTATTAGCACCTTCTCAAGTAATTATTACAGCATTAGAAAACAATACTAAAGTAAAAATTAATAACCCATTTAGGTATTCAAATTTAGGAAAAAGTATTTTCTTTAATCCAAATATGAATACATCAAATATTAATATGAATGTTGGTCAATCATTATTGATTAATAGTAGAGTAGATTCCCAATCTGTTAAAAAAAATAATGGTAATGATTTTGAAATAGATTTGTCTGGACTAGAAATTGTTTCTAACAAACCGATTGGAGTTTTATCGGGGAATACAAGAAGTTCAGGAGGTGAAATTCCTAGAAATCTTGCTGGTTTTGCAAAAAATACTCTTAAAAATTTGTTAATTGAAGATATGCCTCCAGTAGATTATCATGGTACAAATTTTGTTTATTTACCTGCAATGGATTATTCTCATAAATATGACTTTGTTAGAGCTTATGGAACCTATAACGGATATACTATATTAGGTAATATATTTGGATTTGATTCATTAAATAATGGTGAAGTTACAGAAGTTGACACTATAAAATCTTTTCATAATTTGGTCTTTGGCAAATCAGATGGAGCTAATTTTATGGTAACAAATAAGCCATCTCAAGTATTTATGAATACAAGCGCATTTTCATTTACATCTCGAAAAGATCAAGTTGGCAATATTTCAGAATACAATACAGTTTCAACATTTATGGTTGAATTGGTGCCAAAAGAAAATTGGATTAATAAAGCTCCATTTTTTACAGGTAATGATTTAATGCAACATTTTTTGGTTGTTGTTACAGATACTGTAAATAGGTATAACATCAAGTATAGAAAATTTTTAAATGGAGGGAAATTTAATATAATATGTGAGAGTAATGTTCCAAACACTTCTTATTGCTGGACTTCAGTAAAATTTGAGCCAAATACTAATGCTATGTTATTTTCAGAAAATGATGGTAAATTTTATGCTTATGTTTATGGTGTTGGGAATGGAATTGAAGCTTTTACACCAGGCTCAAATTTACTAGATGATGGGAAAGATAAAATACAAACATTTGATGGAAAATCAACACCTCAACATCCTGCAGAGTATAAAGAAATTAATTCAAGAAGTTATGCTTATCCTCTCGCTCCAGTTAGAGCAATAAACAAAGTTCCAGATTCTTTAGTAATTACTTCAAGTTACAATTGCACCTCAATGAATGTAACTGTTAAATGTGTTAATCAAAATCCATCTGGTATTCGTTTGATTAAATTAATTAATTCGAATAATTCTAAAATTTCTTTTAGTAAGCCACAAACAAATAATGGAGTTATTAATGCAAATGATGCAACATTCAGTGTTTCTCCAATTAATCCGATTTTTGATGCAAGTGCAATTGTAGTGATTAGGGATCGCACAGGAAGATCTAAAACAATAAATTATAGTTGGGTTAGTGATGCCCCACAAATTAATCCAAAGAGTCTAGATTTTGGAGAGGTGACTGTTAATTCCCAATCAAAAAGTTTAACGATTAAAATTGTAAACACAAAACCAAATAGTTTAAATGTACAATCAGTAGATTTAATTTTTAAAAATGCTGGTTATGTAATTGAAAAAATTGATCCAAAACTTCCAGTACAACTTAAAAAATGGGATACAATAACAATCACTTTATTTAATAATTTTCCAAATAATACTAAAAGAGCAATAGATACATTAAGAGTAAAATATGGTTGCTCAGAGGCAAAGATACCATTAACTGCAATTTTAGGAATCCCATGTGTTTATGTAGGAGATTTAGATTTTGGTACTTTGATTGTTGGAGAGGAAGAAACTTTACCATTAAAAATATGCAATACATTAGGTGGAACTTTAACGTTTAATTCTAAGGATAAATCAGGAACAGATATTGTTAAATGGTTATTAAAGAAATTTTCAATTACAGTAGATGATCAGAAATTGTTATATAATACTATACTCAAAAAAGATGAATGCATTTATATAAATGTTAAATTTATAGCCGATACAGTTGGTTTTTTCGAAACCACAGGGTATTTTTCTACAAATGCAAAATGCCAAAGGGACAGTTCAATTTGGATAGCTAAAGTTAGAAAACCTAGTCCTAAAATAACAAGTTATGATTGGGGTGAAAAATGGGTTAGTAATACATTCTCAAAGTGTACTAAAAATGTAAATGGTGTTTATGTATTTGATTCTATTAGAGTTGCTAATTTTGGAAGTGCACCATTTATAGTAAAATCATTAGAACTAATTGGAGCAGATGCAGATAGTGGATATTTCTCTCTTGGATATAATCCTCAAGTAAACATAGGGATGGCCTTTGTTGGTGATGATACAACTGAGGATAATAAAAGGTATCAACAAGTTCTATTCAAACCAGGGAATGAAAGACAATACTCTTGTAAAATAGTACTAACCACTGAAGCTAATGAAGTAGCAATAGGCACTTTAAAGGGTGTGGGAATTGAGTCTGGAGTATCTATAACAGGTTTTAATTTTGATACATTAGAATTCGTTGGTGAAGGTATTACTATTAGAAAAGGGAGTATTTATATTTCAGCATCTAGATCTAAACAATTAGAAGTAACGGATTTAGAAATTTATAATGATAATTTCTTAGAATTCAGTTTTGAATCAAAGGATAGTTTTCCATCAACTATTAACCCTTTAATATTAATGCCAAATGAATCTAAAAAATATAATATAGTCTTTAAACCAAAAAGGCCAGGATTAAGAACTGCTAATGTAAGAGTCACTTCAAATCATCCTTATTGTGATGATTCAGTTAATGTTTTAAAAGGTTTTTCGTATTCAAAATCAGCTTATTCCTTAGGCTTTAATTTACAGCCTATTGATTTATGCAGTAGTGGTTTTGGATATTTAAGTGTATATAATTCAGGTGATGTTGATATTTTTATTAAAGATATTGAGATTATAGATACTAATTCAGTATTCAACTTAGACCCAATTTCATTACCAAAAAAAGTAATTAAGGGTGATAGTTTATTTATAAAAGTGAATTTTAATCCAATGCAAGTAGGTAACTACAGTGCTAAAATAATTGTAAAATATTTGAGTGATTCTTTAAAGAATTTTCCAGAAAATGAGTTAGAAATATCTGGCTCAGCATTTACACTTTCAGGAGAACTTAGAACACAAACTGGTTTAAAAATGAGTCAATTAGATTCATTTTCTTTAATGGTGAAATTAGATAAATCTCTAAAAATAATTAAATCTAAAGAGGTGAAATTTGAGCTAGAATATACTAAAGAAAATTTAGATTTAGAGTTTAATGGAACTATAAATAATTTTTTTAAAGGTACTATTTTTAATGATTGGAATGTTGATATTTTAGAAAATATTCCAGGAAAATTAACTCTAAAATTAATTGCTCCAACTAATGAATACTTAAATGATTTTGGAAATATATTCAACCCAAAATTTATTTGCTTTGCAAGTGACATTACTAATTTTAAATATAGTATTAACATGGAGTTATCTGATAAGCTTCAATGTGTAAGTATAAAAGGAACTTCAGGATTTGGTGAGATCGATTCTATTTGCGGAATCAAGAACAGATTAATAGAAATTACAAATGAAAATTATTCACTTTCACAAAACAGTCCAAATCCATTTAACCCATCAACTAATTTTAATTTTAGTGTAGGTTTAAATGGACAAACAACTATAACATTATACAATTCGTATTCACAAAAAATAGGAGTTTTATTAAACAAATATCTAGAACCAGGTAAGTATAAATATACATTTGATGCAACTGAATACCCAAGTGGAGTCTATTTCTACAAATTATCTAGTGGAACTTATTCATGCGTTAAAAGCATGATTATTCAAAAATAA
- a CDS encoding VIT1/CCC1 transporter family protein, translating into MINLKNIQTEIDASFLYKVLAENEKDLNISNIFTQMSEIELGHAHAFMKKNNLDLTQEILPSIRARLLKLIGKMFGYDYILGVLLDTEKNISSSIQNARNKNNSVSSISDTAHVKILTNILEGKDIIPGSNFARFEKRHRSVGGNALRAAVLGGNDGLVSNFSLVMGIAGATNGSSEVLLTGLAGLLAGALSMALGEWISVKSSQELFENQMQLELEELENNPKGEEQELALIYMTKGIPENQAKQMARDIIGNKELAHEVLIREELGINKEDLQGSAMEAAITSFVLFAIGAIIPVIPFFFTGGLKAVLISSVSSAIGLFLIGSSITLFTGKSIWYSGFRQVIFGLIAASITYGIGKIIGVSLGG; encoded by the coding sequence ATGATTAATCTAAAAAACATTCAAACAGAAATAGATGCTAGTTTTCTTTATAAAGTGTTAGCTGAAAATGAAAAGGATTTAAATATATCAAATATATTTACTCAGATGAGTGAAATAGAACTTGGGCATGCTCATGCCTTTATGAAAAAAAATAATTTAGATTTAACTCAAGAAATTTTACCATCTATAAGAGCAAGATTATTGAAATTGATTGGAAAAATGTTTGGTTATGATTACATATTAGGTGTTCTTCTTGATACTGAAAAAAATATTAGTTCTTCAATTCAAAATGCAAGAAATAAAAATAACTCGGTTAGTTCTATTTCAGATACAGCTCATGTGAAAATTCTAACAAACATTTTAGAAGGGAAAGATATAATCCCAGGATCGAACTTCGCTCGTTTTGAAAAGCGTCATAGATCTGTTGGTGGAAATGCTTTAAGGGCTGCAGTGTTAGGAGGTAACGATGGTTTAGTATCAAATTTTAGTTTAGTTATGGGAATTGCTGGTGCTACAAATGGAAGTAGTGAAGTTTTATTAACAGGACTAGCAGGGCTTTTAGCAGGTGCCTTATCAATGGCTTTAGGTGAATGGATTTCAGTTAAGAGTTCTCAAGAATTATTTGAAAATCAAATGCAATTAGAACTTGAAGAATTAGAAAATAATCCAAAAGGTGAAGAACAAGAATTAGCATTAATATATATGACTAAAGGAATTCCAGAAAATCAAGCAAAACAAATGGCAAGAGATATTATTGGGAATAAAGAACTTGCTCATGAAGTTTTAATTAGAGAAGAACTTGGTATTAATAAAGAAGATTTACAAGGTTCAGCAATGGAAGCTGCAATAACATCTTTTGTATTATTTGCAATTGGTGCAATAATTCCAGTAATCCCATTTTTCTTTACAGGTGGATTAAAAGCCGTTTTAATTAGTTCAGTTTCAAGTGCTATTGGTCTTTTTTTAATTGGTTCATCTATTACTCTATTTACTGGGAAAAGTATTTGGTACTCAGGGTTCAGACAAGTGATATTTGGTTTGATTGCAGCTTCTATCACATATGGAATTGGTAAAATTATTGGTGTATCTTTAGGTGGTTAA
- a CDS encoding DoxX family protein, with translation MKNTKKLYWTFSILFAAFMAFTAIPDVLMSKEAVDFINKLGYPTYFIPFIGVAKILGSIAILIPNYPRIKEWAYAGLFYDLIAACYSQICTNGFQFQMMFMILPLTIGILSYYFNNEHYKIS, from the coding sequence ATGAAAAATACTAAAAAATTGTATTGGACCTTTTCGATTCTTTTTGCCGCATTTATGGCTTTCACAGCCATCCCTGATGTTTTAATGTCAAAAGAAGCTGTCGACTTTATTAATAAATTAGGATATCCTACATATTTCATCCCATTTATTGGAGTTGCTAAAATCCTAGGATCTATAGCAATTTTAATACCAAATTATCCAAGGATCAAAGAATGGGCTTATGCAGGTTTATTCTATGATTTAATTGCTGCATGCTACTCACAAATTTGTACAAACGGATTTCAATTCCAAATGATGTTTATGATTTTACCTCTTACAATAGGGATTTTATCTTATTATTTTAACAATGAGCATTATAAAATTTCTTGA
- a CDS encoding choice-of-anchor D domain-containing protein: MKKQQTFYRGILFLIGVLLLIGLTSKSYSQKSRYGVEEGQSGTIYAIAIPDTSGNTEDARHPTIYPDNVYFMIYSGVDQTLEMLKPNGGLEKVILKAKKISKYEVITAGKVKGGNPQITIPNLPQANKLFVLRSEQPIVVYVMFDTRFGTEAWTPLPAESWGTDYYSVGVPGQPINNLYTAGEFTYSTAPKLAVGQFVVAALDSDTHVSLTDPTYSSNVVIHRYFPPDTKISFTLEENFASLIESDVDTLQRNLGVNQPDAGGIRVTTDKPVGMISGNTRTMGGIASGSMYGCGKTTMLNMLMEAVAPIETHGKEFVYMPTWDSRRPTDIPPAKGKGGVRLREYGRFYGTSKNDTSGDDVTNIELTNPGPIGLPMRKRNVKLGQGTLVETITGINGEGIEFDPRAAYYMKADKPTQATKISTSVSFVVANSTDGSGTYNTWAPFMVEMVPVEQWVTFAPGFTPVTGTYDNNLNICTDSLNKDDIELVNEGGSVTKINFNRKIPGSPYVWTNVGLNSAMKFIVQSKSGKGKFFGDVSGTGNGSEQYQPGTTKKKDDDKNGNETQGGGKDKVLHPSDYYTTNSHSYGYPLAPNRITLGQIDSLELKIKKDCNIFEVQANLIGMKSPKPAGFRTVRLVDPKNAKLLWITPSKVTGIIGASTITFQVVPIDPSKNAEATVEVISKTGQSWTIPYFYEAERLEITPDKIDFGSVSVGAPSDIKDVVATNTLKKTITITQIKLEKGTNDFEIVSFNPSPLPVQIKEGQSITIKVRINPTKELGIYQDVLVVKTECGQMNVPLHATGEVPCIYVGDLDFGTLKQNTSKQLPLKIENNGKGLLTFEHPSGQAAEVLDWLSRFFTVTPFDMAKLKASKLKANEFVMINVTFTSTDSLGLFTTLGKFYTNANCNRDTSVWIAKVTVPGPQITGYDWGKRWVVVPLNNCTKNTEQQYPFDSIAISNTGTADFTVEKIELVGKDADDGFFTLGNNPIISPGDVMSGKDPDARRYQQVFFKPKDERDYTCIVKLTTTEGGTAEGILKGVGIESHVSITGHDFDTTEFLGAGLTAVKGAVKLTAKPTRDLTVTGLQIIGADKADYDFDLSGGFSLPSQSSPWIMTPGEERIIPMLFKPNKPGVKNAIIEVLGDHARCDDSTNKLIGYSYTLGAKPTGFVFGDLLSCDEQNGTTTLTNVGSADIIVTNIDLIGDGGIFILTYPTVPFKLTPGQTVTIPVRFLPKVVGDYKATVVYSMTDEIGKVLPDQTADLTGKSHILIAHGHINRDHHCAPGQELIIPVILDSPLDEAKSKDVVISFRYSKGMMQLVNNSKSDVESDMIKGTILDGWDATVIDNEPGIFTVGLKNIKGDFLKGFGTMLNLRFATYVGDVSESELPWYMLIQDKLNCTDVTTDPGFARLDSICGLNLRLIELISGNYALKQNSPNPFNPSTDIDFEVALDAPTSLVVYNEGGQKVATLVNQLMTPGKYRVTWDASASSSGLYYYRLTSGHWTKTNSMTLQK; encoded by the coding sequence ATGAAAAAACAACAGACTTTTTACAGAGGAATTTTATTTCTTATAGGGGTATTACTTCTTATAGGACTAACTTCAAAATCCTATTCTCAAAAATCCAGGTATGGTGTTGAGGAAGGTCAATCAGGTACTATTTATGCCATTGCAATCCCAGATACATCCGGTAATACTGAGGATGCTAGACATCCAACAATTTATCCAGATAATGTTTATTTTATGATTTATTCTGGAGTTGATCAAACATTAGAAATGTTAAAACCAAATGGTGGACTTGAGAAGGTTATATTAAAAGCTAAAAAAATTAGTAAGTACGAAGTTATAACAGCTGGAAAAGTTAAAGGTGGAAATCCTCAGATAACAATCCCAAATCTCCCTCAAGCAAATAAATTGTTTGTTCTAAGATCTGAACAACCAATTGTTGTTTATGTTATGTTCGATACTAGATTTGGAACAGAAGCATGGACTCCTCTACCGGCTGAAAGTTGGGGTACAGATTATTATTCTGTAGGTGTTCCTGGACAACCAATTAACAATTTATATACCGCAGGAGAATTTACATATTCAACCGCTCCAAAATTAGCAGTTGGTCAGTTTGTAGTTGCTGCATTAGATTCAGATACACATGTATCTTTAACAGATCCTACTTATTCAAGTAATGTAGTTATTCATAGATATTTCCCACCTGACACTAAAATAAGTTTTACTTTAGAAGAGAATTTTGCTAGCTTGATTGAATCTGATGTTGATACCCTACAAAGGAATTTAGGAGTTAACCAACCAGATGCAGGTGGGATTAGAGTTACTACTGATAAACCCGTTGGAATGATTTCAGGTAATACAAGAACAATGGGTGGAATTGCATCAGGATCAATGTATGGCTGTGGAAAAACAACAATGCTTAATATGTTAATGGAAGCTGTTGCACCAATTGAAACTCATGGGAAAGAATTTGTATATATGCCAACTTGGGATTCAAGAAGACCAACTGACATCCCTCCCGCTAAAGGTAAAGGGGGTGTAAGATTAAGGGAGTATGGTCGCTTTTATGGAACAAGTAAAAATGATACATCTGGAGACGATGTTACTAATATAGAGTTAACTAATCCAGGACCAATTGGTTTGCCAATGAGAAAAAGAAATGTAAAATTGGGTCAAGGGACTTTGGTTGAAACTATTACTGGTATTAATGGAGAAGGAATTGAGTTTGATCCTCGAGCTGCATATTATATGAAGGCAGATAAACCAACTCAAGCTACAAAAATTTCAACTTCAGTTTCTTTCGTTGTAGCAAATTCAACAGATGGTTCAGGAACATATAATACTTGGGCACCTTTTATGGTTGAAATGGTTCCAGTAGAACAGTGGGTAACTTTTGCACCAGGTTTTACTCCTGTTACAGGAACTTATGACAATAACTTAAACATTTGTACAGATTCATTAAATAAAGATGATATTGAACTTGTAAATGAAGGAGGAAGTGTAACAAAAATAAATTTCAATAGAAAAATTCCAGGTAGTCCTTACGTTTGGACAAATGTAGGATTAAATTCTGCAATGAAATTTATAGTGCAATCAAAGAGTGGTAAAGGTAAGTTCTTTGGTGATGTTTCTGGTACTGGAAATGGTTCAGAACAATATCAACCAGGTACAACAAAGAAAAAAGATGATGATAAAAATGGTAATGAAACTCAAGGTGGAGGTAAAGATAAAGTGTTACATCCATCAGATTATTATACAACAAATTCGCACTCTTATGGTTATCCATTAGCACCGAATCGTATTACATTAGGTCAAATAGATTCATTAGAATTAAAGATAAAGAAAGATTGCAACATCTTTGAGGTACAAGCAAACTTAATTGGGATGAAATCTCCTAAGCCTGCTGGATTTAGAACAGTTAGACTTGTTGACCCAAAAAATGCTAAGTTATTATGGATAACACCTTCAAAAGTAACAGGAATTATAGGTGCATCTACTATTACTTTTCAGGTTGTTCCAATCGACCCAAGTAAAAATGCAGAAGCAACAGTTGAAGTTATAAGCAAAACAGGGCAATCTTGGACAATACCTTATTTTTATGAAGCTGAAAGATTAGAAATAACTCCTGATAAAATTGATTTTGGGTCAGTAAGTGTTGGAGCACCATCAGATATTAAAGATGTTGTTGCTACAAATACACTTAAGAAAACAATTACAATTACTCAAATTAAACTTGAAAAAGGAACAAATGATTTTGAGATTGTTTCATTTAATCCAAGTCCATTACCAGTCCAAATTAAAGAAGGACAAAGTATAACTATTAAAGTTAGAATTAATCCTACAAAAGAGTTAGGAATTTATCAAGATGTATTGGTAGTTAAAACTGAATGTGGTCAAATGAATGTTCCTTTACATGCAACTGGTGAAGTACCTTGTATATATGTGGGAGATTTAGATTTCGGTACTTTGAAACAGAATACTTCAAAACAACTACCTTTAAAAATTGAGAATAATGGTAAGGGTTTGTTAACCTTTGAACATCCAAGCGGTCAAGCTGCTGAAGTTTTAGATTGGTTATCAAGATTCTTTACAGTAACTCCATTTGATATGGCTAAGCTAAAAGCTTCTAAATTGAAAGCAAATGAATTTGTTATGATAAATGTAACTTTTACTTCTACAGATTCACTTGGATTATTTACTACACTTGGAAAATTCTATACAAATGCTAATTGTAATAGAGATACTTCTGTTTGGATTGCTAAAGTTACTGTTCCTGGTCCTCAAATAACAGGATATGATTGGGGTAAACGATGGGTAGTTGTACCTTTAAATAATTGTACTAAAAATACAGAACAACAATATCCATTCGATTCAATAGCAATTTCAAATACTGGAACAGCCGATTTCACAGTAGAAAAAATTGAATTAGTTGGAAAAGATGCTGATGATGGATTTTTTACCTTAGGAAATAATCCAATTATATCTCCAGGAGATGTTATGTCAGGTAAAGATCCTGATGCTAGAAGATATCAACAAGTATTTTTCAAACCAAAGGATGAAAGAGACTATACATGTATTGTTAAGTTAACAACAACCGAAGGTGGAACAGCAGAGGGAATTTTAAAAGGAGTAGGAATTGAATCGCATGTATCCATTACAGGTCATGATTTTGATACAACTGAATTCTTAGGTGCTGGATTAACAGCAGTAAAAGGAGCAGTTAAACTTACAGCAAAACCAACTCGTGATTTAACAGTAACTGGTTTGCAAATTATTGGAGCAGACAAAGCTGATTATGATTTTGATTTAAGTGGTGGTTTCTCACTTCCAAGCCAATCTTCTCCATGGATTATGACTCCTGGTGAAGAAAGAATTATACCAATGTTGTTCAAACCAAATAAACCTGGCGTTAAAAATGCTATAATTGAGGTTTTAGGTGATCATGCAAGATGTGATGATTCAACAAATAAATTAATTGGTTATTCATATACTTTAGGCGCTAAACCAACTGGATTTGTATTTGGAGATTTGTTAAGTTGTGATGAACAAAATGGAACAACTACTCTAACAAATGTAGGATCAGCTGACATTATTGTAACAAATATAGATTTAATTGGAGATGGTGGTATTTTCATTCTAACTTATCCAACAGTTCCTTTTAAATTGACTCCTGGTCAAACTGTTACTATACCAGTTAGATTTTTACCTAAAGTTGTTGGAGATTATAAAGCTACTGTAGTGTATTCAATGACAGATGAAATTGGTAAAGTTTTACCAGATCAAACTGCTGACTTAACTGGAAAATCTCATATTCTTATTGCACATGGACATATTAATCGTGATCATCATTGTGCACCTGGTCAGGAATTGATTATACCAGTAATTTTAGATTCACCATTAGATGAGGCAAAATCAAAAGATGTAGTTATTTCATTCAGATATAGTAAAGGAATGATGCAATTAGTAAATAATTCAAAATCAGATGTAGAATCTGATATGATAAAAGGGACTATTTTAGATGGTTGGGATGCAACTGTTATAGATAATGAACCAGGTATATTTACTGTTGGATTAAAAAATATTAAGGGAGATTTCTTAAAAGGTTTTGGTACTATGTTAAACTTAAGGTTTGCAACTTATGTTGGAGATGTATCAGAATCTGAATTACCTTGGTATATGTTGATTCAAGATAAATTGAATTGTACAGATGTTACTACTGATCCTGGGTTTGCTAGACTTGATTCTATTTGTGGATTAAATTTGAGATTGATTGAATTGATTTCTGGAAACTATGCTTTAAAGCAAAACTCTCCAAACCCATTTAATCCTTCTACAGATATTGATTTTGAAGTTGCCTTAGATGCACCTACTTCTTTGGTTGTTTATAATGAAGGAGGACAAAAAGTTGCAACTTTAGTTAATCAGCTTATGACTCCAGGTAAGTATAGAGTAACTTGGGATGCTTCTGCCTCATCATCTGGTTTGTATTATTATAGATTAACTAGTGGGCATTGGACTAAAACTAATTCAATGACTTTACAAAAATAG